A part of Aegilops tauschii subsp. strangulata cultivar AL8/78 chromosome 2, Aet v6.0, whole genome shotgun sequence genomic DNA contains:
- the LOC141040786 gene encoding uncharacterized protein, with the protein MVGQNRNQNGHHSKLSDFQRTKPPSFSHTTDPLDADDWLRTIERKLEIARTDDGEKVPFATHYLEGAAAIWWDNAKAIWPADGEITWTKFKDHFRKYHIPTGVMKIKQREFLALTQGSMTVAEYLNKFNHLARYSLHDVATEEQKIDRFLGGLHQHLQCTLGMFDFPDFLTLVNKAIIAEREHKLLHNNKPASNDYKRKFEPKKDIKLVQKARTWQQTRVEYKPNWQQNVNKTTTQVKNVVTSPVRDDCQRNNPCFSCGQTGHYARQCPKNTKPVAPFQPQVNYMEQYSAPDIIQGQVHHISGRSPRGPGSRHWYVSRK; encoded by the coding sequence atggttgggcagaataGAAACCAGAATGGCCATCATTCCAAGCTATCAGACTTTCagcgaaccaagcctcccagtttcagccaTACTACTGATCCTTTGGACGCCGACGACTGGCTAAGGACTATTGAAAGAAAACTGGAAATTGCTCGCACAGACGACGGAGAGAAGGTTCCCTTTGCAACGCATTATCTCGAAGGAGctgccgctatatggtgggataatgccaaAGCAATATGGCCTGCCGACGGGGAAATTACTtggacaaaattcaaggatcaCTTCCGCAAATATCATATTCCCACCGGAGTCATGAAGATCAAGCAACGTGAATTTCTCGCCCTCACTCAAGGCAGCATGACCGTCGCCGAGTATCTGAATAAATTCAACCATCTGGCCCGCTACTCTCTCCACGATGTGGCCACCGAAGAGCAGAAGAtcgacagatttcttggaggccTACATCAACATCTCCAGTGCACTCTCGGCATGTTTGATTTCCCCGACTTCctgactctggtgaacaaggccataaTCGCCGAGAGGGAACACAAGCTCCTGCACAACAACAAGCCAGCTTCTAATGACTACAAGCGCAAATTCGAGCCCAAGAAGGATATAAAAttagtgcaaaaggctcgtacatGGCAACAGACTCGGGTGGAGTACAAACCCAATTGGCAGCAGAACGTCAACAAGACTACTACACAAGTCAAAAATGTCGTGACCAGCCCGGTGCGCGACGATTGCCAGCGCAACAATCCGTGCTTCAGCTGTGGTCAAACCGGACACTACGCCcgacagtgtcccaagaacacCAAGCCCGTCGCTCCATTTCAGCCGCAAGTTAACTACATGGAGCAGTATTCCGCCCCCGATATAatccaagggcaagttcatcACATTTCCGGGcgaagcccaagaggacccggaagtcgtcattggtatgtttctcGTAAATGA